A segment of the Frankineae bacterium MT45 genome:
TGCCCCAGGTCCTCTTCATCGAGGTCTGCGCATGCTTCGCCTTCCACCGGGCCGGCCTACCGATGTCCGACGTCGTCATCCAGCACGGGATTCTCTTCACGATGGCCTGCACCGTCGCCTGGCTCGCCCGGGCCGCGGCCGCCGCCGAACGGGACTCACTCACCGGTCTGGCCAACCGGCGCAAGTTCGACTCGAGGCTGAGCGAGAACATCACGCAGGCCCAGCGCAACCATCAGGTTCTCTCGGTCGTGCTGCTGGACCTCGATGACTTCAAGGCCGTCAATGACATCCACGGCCACGGTGAGGGTGACCGGCTGCTCTGCTCCGTCTCCAGCGCCTGGCGCCAGATCGTCTCATCCGGGCAGTTGCTCTGCCGTCAGGGCGGTGACGAGTTTGCCCTTATTCTTCCGGGATATTCGGCCAACCAGGCCGCCGCCCTGGGGGACCGGCTGCGGCAGGCCGTCCAGAGTGAGATCGGTTGTTCGGTAGGCGTGGCCGAGCTGCGCGAGGGTGACTCGCGGACGAAGCTGCTCGGGCGGGCCGACCTCGCCCTCTACGACTCGAAGAACCGCGGCGGCGGGCGCACCTCGCAGCACGGGGTCGACGTTAGCGACGGTGTGGCCGAGGAGATCTACCGGGCCCTGGCCGACGATGAGTTCGCGGTGCACTTCCAGCCCGTCATCGATCTGCGCACCGGTGCCGTCATCGGTGACGAGGCTCTGGTGCGCTGGAATCACCCCGAGCGGGGGATGGTCCCGCCGGACCGATTCATCCCCGAGGCCGAGAAGAGCGGCGCGATCCACGCGCTGGGTGCCTGGGTACTCGAACAGGCCTGCACGGTCACCGCAGCCCACGTCGGCCTCATGGAGCAGCCGCGCAGCATCGCCGTCAACGCCTCCGGCCACGAGCTTCGCAACCCGCAGTATGCGGAGAATGTTGCCGATACACTGGCTCGCACCGGACTGCCGGCCCAGTACCTGACCATCGAGGTCACCGAGTCCACCTTCGATGCCGACTACCCCGAAGTCATCGAGACACTCAACAAATTGCGCGAGCTCGGCGCCGAGATCGCCATCGACGACTTCGGTACCGGCTACTCCTCGCTCAGCCGCCTGGACAACCTGCCGGCCACGATCCTGAAGATTGACCAGTCTTTCGTGGCCTCCATCGCCGGTGGCGGCAAGCGCTTGACGGTGTTGAAGACGATCGTCGCCCTCGCTGACGCGCTGGAGCTCACCATCATCGCCGAGGGTGTCGAGACGGTGGATCAGGCCCAGACGCTCGAACAGTTGGGCTGCGGACATGCGCAGGGCTACTACTTCGGGCGCCCGTTGGCCGAGCAGAAG
Coding sequences within it:
- a CDS encoding diguanylate cyclase (GGDEF) domain-containing protein — encoded protein: MSIYGGRALIQGAPSTSSAPKSAVSQSAQRTWALATRSPAVGSHRLFALFTGSAYILAGSIGALSLVLGSSSPSTLWIEWLLAVCCVVGGYLVVRLGHHFKLGGFQDQILIFGGTVLVTLSVRYIGRPGATVDTSYLYLLPAVGCASFFPWVKALPQVLFIEVCACFAFHRAGLPMSDVVIQHGILFTMACTVAWLARAAAAAERDSLTGLANRRKFDSRLSENITQAQRNHQVLSVVLLDLDDFKAVNDIHGHGEGDRLLCSVSSAWRQIVSSGQLLCRQGGDEFALILPGYSANQAAALGDRLRQAVQSEIGCSVGVAELREGDSRTKLLGRADLALYDSKNRGGGRTSQHGVDVSDGVAEEIYRALADDEFAVHFQPVIDLRTGAVIGDEALVRWNHPERGMVPPDRFIPEAEKSGAIHALGAWVLEQACTVTAAHVGLMEQPRSIAVNASGHELRNPQYAENVADTLARTGLPAQYLTIEVTESTFDADYPEVIETLNKLRELGAEIAIDDFGTGYSSLSRLDNLPATILKIDQSFVASIAGGGKRLTVLKTIVALADALELTIIAEGVETVDQAQTLEQLGCGHAQGYYFGRPLAEQKVEPVGLLDSWHAHAA